A single Cucumis melo cultivar AY chromosome 4, USDA_Cmelo_AY_1.0, whole genome shotgun sequence DNA region contains:
- the LOC103503638 gene encoding phosphoglycerate mutase-like protein 1 isoform X1, translated as MDSAGGLSLYPSHRCKTIHLVRHAQGTHNVAMEKDRSLLQSYDYFDAQLSPLGWQQVDNLRKHVHSCGISKTIELVIVSPLLRTMQTAVGTFGGDEYKDGINAPPLMVANVGGSNHPAISSLHCPPFLAVELCRERLGVHPCDKRRSISEYRTLFPAIDFSMIEHDNDVMWTPDNRETNDQIVARGLKFLNWLWTRKEKEIAIVTHSAFLFELMKCFGNDCHPSIKSEICKYFTNCELRSMVIVDKSMTGLDISRTNYPGKIPRGLDLPSDVATEKQP; from the exons ATGGACTCTGCAGGAGGTCTGAGTTTGTACCCGTCGCACCGTTGTAAGACTATTCACCTG GTGAGGCACGCGCAGGGAACTCATAATGTTGCAATGGAAAAGGATCGCAGTTTGCTTCAATCTTATGATTATTTTGATGCTCAACTTTCCCCTTTAGGATGGCAACAG GTTGACAATTTGCGGAAGCATGTGCATTCATGTGGAATTTCAAAGACAATCGAATTAGTCATCGTCTCCCCGTTGTTAAG GACAATGCAAACAGCAGTTGGAACCTTTGGTGGTGATGAGTACAAAGATGGTATAAATGCTCCTCCATTAATGGTAGCAAACGTTGGGGGCAGCAACCATCCTGCAATTTCAAGCCTTCACTGTCCACCATTTTTGGCAGTAGAGCTTTGCAGAGAACGTTTG GGTGTTCATCCATGTGATAAGAGGAGAAGCATTAGCGAGTATCGGACACTTTTCCCTGCAATTGATTTTTCCATG ATTGAACATGATAATGATGTCATGTGGACACCAGACAACAGAGAGACAAATGACCAGATTGTAGCAAGGGGACTGAAGTTTCTGAATTG GCTGTGGACTCGGAAGGAGAAAGAGATTGCAATCGTCACCCACAGTGCGTTCTTATTTGAGCTTATGAAATGCTTTGGAAATGACTGCCATCCATCTATAAAGAGCGAAATCTGCAAATA TTTTACAAACTGTGAGCTTCGATCCATGGTTATTGTTGACAAGAG TATGACAGGTTTGGATATCTCAAGGACTAATTACCCTGGCAAAATTCCTCGAGGCCTCGATCTTCCCAGTGACGTTGCCACAGAGAAGCAACCATAG
- the LOC103503638 gene encoding phosphoglycerate mutase-like protein 1 isoform X2, which produces MEKDRSLLQSYDYFDAQLSPLGWQQVDNLRKHVHSCGISKTIELVIVSPLLRTMQTAVGTFGGDEYKDGINAPPLMVANVGGSNHPAISSLHCPPFLAVELCRERLGVHPCDKRRSISEYRTLFPAIDFSMIEHDNDVMWTPDNRETNDQIVARGLKFLNWLWTRKEKEIAIVTHSAFLFELMKCFGNDCHPSIKSEICKYFTNCELRSMVIVDKSMTGLDISRTNYPGKIPRGLDLPSDVATEKQP; this is translated from the exons ATGGAAAAGGATCGCAGTTTGCTTCAATCTTATGATTATTTTGATGCTCAACTTTCCCCTTTAGGATGGCAACAG GTTGACAATTTGCGGAAGCATGTGCATTCATGTGGAATTTCAAAGACAATCGAATTAGTCATCGTCTCCCCGTTGTTAAG GACAATGCAAACAGCAGTTGGAACCTTTGGTGGTGATGAGTACAAAGATGGTATAAATGCTCCTCCATTAATGGTAGCAAACGTTGGGGGCAGCAACCATCCTGCAATTTCAAGCCTTCACTGTCCACCATTTTTGGCAGTAGAGCTTTGCAGAGAACGTTTG GGTGTTCATCCATGTGATAAGAGGAGAAGCATTAGCGAGTATCGGACACTTTTCCCTGCAATTGATTTTTCCATG ATTGAACATGATAATGATGTCATGTGGACACCAGACAACAGAGAGACAAATGACCAGATTGTAGCAAGGGGACTGAAGTTTCTGAATTG GCTGTGGACTCGGAAGGAGAAAGAGATTGCAATCGTCACCCACAGTGCGTTCTTATTTGAGCTTATGAAATGCTTTGGAAATGACTGCCATCCATCTATAAAGAGCGAAATCTGCAAATA TTTTACAAACTGTGAGCTTCGATCCATGGTTATTGTTGACAAGAG TATGACAGGTTTGGATATCTCAAGGACTAATTACCCTGGCAAAATTCCTCGAGGCCTCGATCTTCCCAGTGACGTTGCCACAGAGAAGCAACCATAG